The Nitrospiraceae bacterium genome window below encodes:
- the zwf gene encoding glucose-6-phosphate dehydrogenase → MSAPTTPIQIQIAPEPGVLPEGCTLVIFGGSGDLAKRRLIPALYNLLLDGLLPAKYAVIGLGRKPMTDEAFRGIAREGVIAHSRQALVPETWQQFERHLFYLQGENGEAQTYEALRSRAEQIEQAMQLPGHRIYYLSIPPSSFTPVCEGLAKAGLATPPQSGRPYSRIIVEKPVGRDLASAQAINAVTGRVFDESQIFRIDHYLGKETVQNLMVVRFANSIFEPIWNHKYIDHVQITVSEAEGVGTRATYYEEAGALRDMVQNHLLQLLCLVAMEPPYSLDPNVVRNAKMEVLRCLRPIQGQEVERYTVRGQYGDGQAHGAPQQGYRKEKGISPDSTTETYVAVKAFVENWRWSGVPFYLRTGKALPKRASEVAVQFKDIPQILFNADPALPQPANVLTLRIQPDEGLSLRIISRVPGTRAQTHPVEMDFQYSDVFGRPSPEAYERLLLDVMLGDASRFMRRDAVEASWAWVTNILEGWEQQRLSRLPEYRAGSWGPAEAERMMKDDGRSWRIL, encoded by the coding sequence ATGTCCGCCCCGACGACACCGATCCAGATCCAGATCGCCCCGGAGCCGGGAGTTCTCCCGGAGGGTTGCACGCTCGTGATTTTCGGCGGGTCGGGTGACTTAGCGAAGCGCCGCCTGATCCCGGCCCTCTACAACCTTCTGCTGGACGGCCTACTCCCCGCCAAATATGCCGTGATCGGACTGGGGCGAAAGCCGATGACCGACGAGGCGTTCCGGGGCATTGCCCGCGAGGGAGTCATCGCCCACTCTCGGCAGGCCCTCGTGCCGGAGACCTGGCAACAGTTCGAACGGCATCTGTTTTACCTTCAGGGCGAAAACGGAGAGGCTCAGACGTATGAGGCGTTACGAAGCCGTGCCGAACAGATTGAACAGGCGATGCAGTTGCCGGGCCATCGTATTTATTATCTGAGCATTCCCCCGAGTTCATTTACCCCCGTGTGCGAAGGTCTGGCGAAGGCGGGCCTCGCTACCCCGCCGCAATCCGGCCGGCCCTACTCCCGGATCATCGTCGAGAAACCGGTCGGCCGGGACTTGGCTTCGGCTCAGGCGATCAATGCCGTCACGGGCCGCGTGTTCGATGAGTCGCAAATCTTCCGGATCGACCATTACCTGGGCAAAGAAACCGTACAGAATCTCATGGTAGTGCGATTCGCCAACAGCATTTTCGAGCCGATCTGGAATCACAAGTACATCGATCACGTCCAAATCACCGTGAGCGAAGCCGAAGGGGTCGGCACCAGGGCGACCTACTACGAAGAGGCCGGCGCGTTGCGCGACATGGTGCAAAATCATCTGCTCCAACTCCTCTGTCTGGTGGCGATGGAGCCGCCCTACTCTCTCGATCCGAACGTCGTGCGCAATGCCAAAATGGAAGTGTTGCGCTGTCTGCGGCCTATCCAGGGGCAAGAGGTGGAGCGGTACACCGTGCGGGGTCAGTATGGGGACGGCCAGGCGCACGGTGCGCCCCAACAGGGGTATCGCAAAGAAAAGGGCATCTCGCCCGATTCCACCACCGAGACCTATGTCGCCGTCAAAGCGTTCGTTGAAAACTGGCGTTGGTCCGGCGTGCCGTTTTATCTCCGGACCGGAAAGGCCCTGCCGAAGCGCGCGAGTGAAGTCGCCGTCCAGTTCAAGGACATTCCACAGATTCTTTTCAATGCCGACCCTGCGCTTCCGCAACCGGCCAACGTGCTGACGCTGCGCATTCAACCGGACGAGGGGCTGTCGCTACGCATCATCTCGCGTGTGCCGGGGACGAGAGCCCAAACGCATCCGGTCGAGATGGATTTTCAGTACAGCGACGTCTTTGGACGTCCCTCGCCGGAAGCCTATGAGCGTCTGCTCTTGGACGTGATGCTGGGCGACGCGTCGCGTTTCATGCGGCGGGATGCGGTGGAAGCATCCTGGGCTTGGGTGACCAACATCCTGGAGGGCTGGGAGCAACAGCGGCTCAGTCGGTTGCCGGAGTATCGGGCTGGTTCTTGGGGGCCGGCTGAGGCGGAACGGATGATGAAGGACGATGGGCGGAGCTGGCGAATTCTTTAG
- the gnd gene encoding decarboxylating 6-phosphogluconate dehydrogenase produces the protein MELGFIGLGKMGLNMVTRLQLGRHRVVVYDRSTDAVKQAEAQGCVGAASLSELVGKLTAPRAVWIMVPSGAPTEETVQAVAKLLQPGDTIIDGGNTRFHDDVRRAAELKQTGLHYVDVGTSGGIWGLKIGYCLMIGGEEAPVQRLTPVFQTLAPESGWAHMGAHGAGHYVKMVHNGIEYSMMQGYAEGFELMAKSEYRLDLAKIADLWMHGSVVRSWLLELAAGALQADPKLTGLKGFVQDSGEGRWMIQDAIDKDVPVPTLTTALFTRFRSRQEESFAEKMLAALRNAFGGHSVRR, from the coding sequence ATGGAACTCGGATTCATCGGACTGGGCAAAATGGGTTTGAATATGGTGACGCGGCTGCAGCTGGGCCGGCATCGAGTGGTCGTCTACGATCGCTCGACGGACGCCGTCAAGCAGGCCGAAGCGCAGGGGTGCGTGGGCGCCGCGTCATTGAGCGAACTGGTCGGGAAACTGACGGCGCCCCGTGCCGTGTGGATCATGGTCCCTTCCGGCGCCCCGACCGAAGAGACCGTGCAGGCCGTGGCCAAGTTGCTTCAGCCCGGCGACACGATCATCGACGGAGGCAACACCCGCTTCCATGATGATGTACGACGAGCGGCTGAGTTGAAACAGACGGGCCTTCACTATGTAGACGTCGGCACGAGCGGCGGCATCTGGGGACTCAAGATCGGCTATTGTCTCATGATCGGCGGGGAGGAGGCCCCGGTGCAGCGCCTGACCCCGGTGTTCCAGACCTTGGCGCCGGAATCGGGGTGGGCCCATATGGGCGCCCATGGAGCCGGTCACTACGTGAAGATGGTGCATAACGGCATCGAGTACAGCATGATGCAGGGGTATGCCGAAGGGTTCGAGTTGATGGCCAAGAGCGAATACCGCCTCGATCTGGCGAAGATTGCCGATCTCTGGATGCACGGCAGCGTCGTCCGCTCATGGCTGCTGGAGTTGGCCGCGGGCGCGTTGCAGGCCGATCCGAAACTGACCGGCCTCAAGGGCTTTGTGCAGGACTCCGGCGAAGGGCGCTGGATGATTCAGGACGCGATCGACAAGGACGTGCCGGTGCCGACGCTGACGACCGCGCTCTTTACGCGGTTCCGGTCCCGGCAGGAGGAATCCTTTGCGGAAAAAATGCTGGCGGCGTTGCGCAACGCGTTCGGAGGCCATAGCGTCCGCCGCTGA